The following proteins are co-located in the Eublepharis macularius isolate TG4126 chromosome 5, MPM_Emac_v1.0, whole genome shotgun sequence genome:
- the CSRP1 gene encoding cysteine and glycine-rich protein 1 has protein sequence MPNWGGGKKCGVCQKTVYFAEEVQCEGNSFHKSCFLCMVCKKNLDSTTVAVHGEEIYCKSCYGKKYGPKGYGFGQGAGTLSMDKGEGLGIKHEEQQPHYPTNNPNTSKIAQKVGGADGCPRCGQAVYAAEKVVGAGKSWHKSCFRCAKCGKGLESTTLADKDGEIYCKGCYAKNFGPKGFGFGQGAGALVHSQ, from the exons ATGCCAAAttggggaggaggaaaaaaatgtggcGTGTGCCAGAAAACAGTGTACTTTGCCGAAGAGGTACAATGCGAAGGCAACAGTTTCCACAAATCCTGCTTTTTGTGCA TGGTTTGTAAGAAGAACTTGGACAGCACAACAGTGGCTGTACATGGAGAAGAGATCTACTGCAAGTCATGTTATGGCAAGAAGTATGGGCCTAAAGGTTATGGATTTGGACAGGGAGCAGGGACCTTAAGCATGGACAAGGGAGAAGGACTGGGGATCAAACATGAAGA GCAGCAGCCCCATTATCCCACCAACAACCCCAACACCTCCAAGATAGCACAGAAAGTGGGAGGTGCTGATGGCTGTCCCCGCTGTGGTCAGGCTGTGTATGCTGCCGAGAAGGTGGTTGGAGCTGGAAAG TCATGGCACAAATCTTGTTTCCGATGTGCAAAGTGTGGCAAAGGCTTGGAGTCTACTACTTTGGCTGATAAGGATGGTGAAATCTACTGCAAAG GCTGCTACGCCAAGAATTTTGGACCCAAGGGCTTTGgctttgggcagggggctggagcgCTTGTCCATTCTCAGTAA